A stretch of the Clarias gariepinus isolate MV-2021 ecotype Netherlands chromosome 26, CGAR_prim_01v2, whole genome shotgun sequence genome encodes the following:
- the LOC128513885 gene encoding uncharacterized protein LOC128513885: protein MKAYEPWERGGAGSRFRDDRGNLITRTHYSAVHYSSVAEQKEREELEFMRKAGLQHQPEPAQANHRHRNLHHKPDRQLSQHGIYSSGIGSYPSDSHHCPKEHVENYRDELKQQAELAAEMKAYEPRGGEETWAPLMVDQGNLIIFSFTQPLPHAKAKFSKLQMLQHLLEQEKDRESLKQQIEEKQMMTAERRERLRLGMKRKVE, encoded by the exons ATGAAAGCCTATGAGCCGTGGGAAAGAGGAGGAGCTGGGAGCCGATTTAGGGATGACCGAGGAAACCTCATCA CTAGAACACATTACAGTGCAGTACACTACAGCTCTGTGGCAGAGCAGAAAGAACGAGAGGAGCTCGAGTTCATGAGAAAGGCGGGGCTCCAGCATCAACCTGAGCCTGCGCAAGCTAACCATAGACACAGAAATCTCCACCATAAACCTGATAG GCAATTATCACAGCATGGCATTTATTCCTCTGGAATTGGATCATATCCTTCTGATAGCCACCACTGTCCTAAAGAACATGTTGAAAACTACAGGGATGAACTTAAACAACag GCTGAACTGGCGGCAGAAATGAAAGCTTATGAACCGAGGGGAGGAGAAGAAACTTGGGCTCCACTTATGGTTGACCAAGGAAACCTCATCA TTTTCTCCTTCACTCAGCCCTTACCACACGCAAAAGCAAAGTTTAGTAAGCTCCAGATGCTTCAGCACCTCCTTGAGCAAGAGAAAGACAGGGAAAGTCTGAAACAGCAG ATAGAGGAGAAGCAAATGATGACGGCAGAGAGGAGAGAGCGACTGAGACTAGGGATGAAGCGAAAGGTGGAGTGA